One segment of Streptomyces sp. XD-27 DNA contains the following:
- a CDS encoding cytochrome P450, which translates to MQSTATPGTPEPIDTTTLIPDPYAALARLRDAGPVHRIRYPDGQTAWLVTRYDDVRQALADPRLSLDKRHALPGNYRGFSLPPALDANLLNMDPPDHTRVRRMVVKAFTPGRVERMREPIRRIADALLDAVEADGGTDLLTHYATPLPITVICDLLGVPQDNRPDFRAWTDAMITPDPQRPEQAKEAVGHMLRFYTGLIASKRAEPGDDLLSDLIAVRDDEDGGDRLSEDELTSLAFLILFAGYENTVHLIANSLLALLDQPEALDKLRAQPELIGPAVEEFLRYDGPAPLAIRRFPLADMEIGGVAVPAGETVLLSLAAANRDPAHFNEPDRLDIHRSHSGHLALGHGIHYCLGASLARLETEIALSALLKRFPRLRLGVPREELRHRPSIRARGLISLPVSW; encoded by the coding sequence ATGCAGAGCACCGCCACCCCCGGCACCCCGGAACCGATCGACACGACCACCCTGATCCCGGACCCGTACGCCGCCCTCGCCCGGCTGCGCGATGCCGGTCCGGTGCACCGTATCCGCTACCCCGACGGCCAGACCGCCTGGCTGGTCACGCGGTACGACGACGTCCGGCAGGCGCTGGCCGACCCCCGGCTCTCCCTGGACAAGCGCCATGCCCTCCCCGGCAACTACCGGGGGTTCTCCCTGCCGCCCGCCCTGGACGCCAACCTCCTCAACATGGATCCGCCGGACCACACCCGGGTGCGCCGGATGGTGGTCAAGGCGTTCACCCCGGGCCGCGTCGAGAGAATGCGGGAGCCGATCCGGCGGATCGCGGACGCGCTGCTGGACGCCGTCGAGGCCGACGGTGGCACCGACCTGCTCACTCACTACGCGACACCGCTGCCCATCACGGTGATCTGCGACCTCCTGGGAGTCCCGCAGGACAACCGGCCCGACTTCCGCGCCTGGACCGACGCGATGATCACGCCGGACCCCCAGCGGCCGGAGCAGGCGAAGGAAGCCGTCGGCCACATGCTGCGCTTCTACACCGGCCTGATCGCGAGCAAGCGCGCCGAGCCGGGCGACGACCTGCTCTCGGACCTGATCGCCGTCCGCGACGACGAGGACGGCGGCGACCGGCTCAGCGAGGACGAACTGACCTCGCTGGCCTTCCTCATCCTCTTCGCCGGGTACGAGAACACCGTCCACCTCATCGCGAACTCCCTGCTCGCGCTGCTGGACCAACCCGAGGCGCTGGACAAGCTGCGCGCACAGCCGGAGCTGATCGGACCCGCCGTCGAGGAGTTCCTCCGCTACGACGGCCCGGCCCCCCTGGCGATCCGCCGCTTCCCGCTGGCGGACATGGAGATCGGCGGGGTGGCGGTGCCCGCCGGCGAGACCGTGCTGCTATCGCTCGCCGCCGCCAATCGCGACCCCGCGCACTTCAATGAGCCGGATCGGCTGGATATCCACCGTAGCCATTCCGGGCACCTTGCCCTCGGCCATGGGATCCATTACTGCCTGGGCGCGTCCCTGGCCCGGCTGGAGACGGAAATCGCGCTCAGCGCCTTGCTGAAGCGCTTTCCGCGGCTCCGGCTCGGCGTTCCGCGCGAGGAACTGCGACACCGTCCCAGTATCCGCGCGCGTGGCTTGATTTCGCTGCCGGTCTCCTGGTGA
- a CDS encoding helix-turn-helix domain-containing protein has product MTGSPLADRLNYLFANMHPPGAPYTNAYVAEEISGGDEYGGVRLSEQYLSMLRTGKRTNPSPDVLRALAKFFAVPVGYLLGDLSESQTERVEEEVRFLVAMRDQRVRGIALRAVGLPPEVQDSLTTIIAQFRRQMNLPPDPAGPGESGGEAPREQPRR; this is encoded by the coding sequence ATGACGGGCAGCCCGCTGGCGGACCGGCTCAACTACCTGTTCGCGAACATGCACCCACCCGGCGCTCCCTACACCAACGCGTACGTGGCCGAGGAGATCAGCGGCGGCGACGAATACGGCGGCGTCCGCCTCAGCGAGCAGTACCTGTCGATGCTGCGCACCGGCAAGCGCACCAACCCCAGCCCCGACGTCCTGCGCGCGCTGGCGAAGTTCTTCGCCGTGCCGGTCGGCTACCTCCTCGGGGATCTCTCGGAGTCCCAGACGGAACGGGTGGAGGAAGAGGTACGGTTCCTCGTCGCCATGCGCGACCAGCGGGTGCGCGGGATCGCGCTGCGCGCCGTGGGCCTGCCCCCGGAGGTCCAGGACAGCCTCACCACGATCATCGCCCAGTTCCGCCGGCAGATGAACCTGCCACCGGATCCGGCCGGACCGGGTGAGTCGGGCGGTGAGGCACCGCGTGAACAGCCTCGTCGATGA
- a CDS encoding DUF3048 domain-containing protein: MRVNRVGGAGGRALALLAAAVLVALPACDSDGEAKRKTDGRSTFTGEPAVPRPVLAVKIDNVAPARPQTGVDRADVVYVERVEAGLSRILAIFSSDLPPLVGPVRSARESDLDLLRQFGRPALAYSGVQSKLQPVIDGAPLFPVTPGRAPDAFLRSPDRAAPHNLYVRPAAALRAAPDASDAKDIGFHFGAAPASGGEPVRQETVRYPAARFGFSWSGEQKRWLVSMDGTPAATTDGKRLSAATVVIQHVDIRDSRFRDRLGSVSPFTETTGSGTAEVLRDGKSYPARWVRPDAEDGTEFTTPDGDELNFARGQVWVVYAPR; encoded by the coding sequence GTGCGGGTCAATCGGGTCGGTGGAGCCGGAGGGCGAGCGCTTGCCCTGCTCGCGGCCGCGGTGCTGGTCGCGCTGCCTGCTTGCGACAGCGACGGCGAGGCGAAGCGGAAGACCGACGGCAGGTCGACGTTCACCGGGGAGCCCGCCGTGCCGCGCCCCGTGCTCGCCGTGAAGATCGACAACGTCGCGCCCGCCCGCCCGCAGACCGGGGTCGACCGGGCCGACGTCGTGTACGTGGAGCGGGTGGAGGCGGGGCTCAGCCGCATACTGGCGATCTTCTCCTCCGACCTGCCGCCCCTGGTCGGCCCGGTGCGCAGCGCCCGCGAGTCCGATCTGGACCTGCTGCGGCAGTTCGGCCGCCCGGCGCTGGCGTACTCGGGCGTGCAGTCCAAGCTCCAGCCGGTCATCGACGGCGCCCCGCTGTTCCCGGTGACGCCCGGCCGCGCGCCCGACGCGTTCCTCCGCAGCCCGGACCGGGCCGCGCCGCACAACCTCTACGTACGCCCCGCCGCCGCGCTGCGCGCCGCCCCCGACGCGAGCGACGCCAAGGACATAGGGTTCCACTTCGGCGCGGCCCCGGCGAGCGGCGGTGAGCCGGTCCGGCAGGAGACGGTGCGCTATCCGGCCGCGCGGTTCGGGTTCTCCTGGTCCGGTGAGCAGAAGCGGTGGCTGGTGTCGATGGACGGGACGCCCGCCGCGACCACGGACGGCAAGCGGCTCTCGGCGGCGACGGTCGTCATCCAGCACGTGGACATCCGCGACTCCCGCTTCCGCGACCGGCTGGGCAGCGTGTCGCCGTTCACGGAGACCACGGGGTCGGGCACGGCCGAGGTGCTGCGCGACGGCAAGTCGTATCCGGCGCGCTGGGTGCGGCCGGACGCCGAGGACGGTACGGAGTTCACGACGCCGGACGGTGACGAGCTCAACTTCGCCCGCGGCCAGGTGTGGGTGGTCTACGCGCCCCGGTGA
- a CDS encoding GTP-binding protein → MADESGRTRGLLSVVYGNTPEMRGRALELLLRAAPRAIVLSVSLPADGGDGHGGSGGDGGRRARGGGGGRPAVQRFTSGGDTHEPWARGATGIPSVILRQDLLELSRTARAPHVILSLPEHIDVTPFLADVWRPPLGSTPLASRYELAPVVAALDPDRFLADLRCVHQAVRVWGDAERPAPLTLAEAAARQAEGAGVLIIGSGPPETAGRHAGVRALLGHMNPSAAVLADGVDAAELAAAVVPGGRGPAADPADRLDPLSGSGVCRRGVHHGVSSVLWRARRPMHPQRLAEALHRVLPGVVRGRGHLWLAGRPDTIVSWRSAGGHVELAEAGRWLARDDAEAWRRASPERRTLAAWFWDDYYEERRNEIVFTGGGLDPDRVRAELDAALLDDGELALGAAEWARFPDPLFGTRPGA, encoded by the coding sequence GTGGCCGACGAGAGCGGCCGTACCCGGGGCCTGCTGAGCGTCGTGTACGGCAACACCCCCGAGATGCGTGGTCGCGCGCTGGAACTCCTGCTGCGCGCCGCGCCGCGGGCGATCGTGCTCTCCGTCTCGCTGCCCGCCGACGGCGGCGACGGGCACGGCGGGAGCGGTGGGGATGGCGGGCGCCGCGCGCGTGGCGGAGGCGGCGGGCGTCCCGCCGTGCAGCGCTTCACCTCGGGCGGCGACACGCATGAACCGTGGGCGCGCGGCGCCACCGGCATCCCTTCCGTGATCCTCCGTCAGGACCTGCTGGAGCTCTCCCGTACGGCGCGCGCCCCGCACGTCATCCTGTCGCTTCCGGAGCACATCGACGTCACGCCCTTTCTGGCGGACGTGTGGCGGCCGCCGCTGGGCTCCACCCCGCTGGCCTCCCGCTACGAGCTCGCCCCGGTCGTCGCGGCGCTCGATCCCGACCGGTTCCTCGCCGACCTGCGGTGCGTGCACCAGGCCGTACGGGTATGGGGCGACGCGGAGCGCCCCGCGCCCTTGACCCTGGCCGAGGCCGCCGCCCGGCAGGCGGAGGGCGCCGGGGTGCTGATCATCGGGAGCGGCCCGCCGGAGACGGCGGGACGGCACGCGGGCGTCCGGGCGCTGCTCGGCCATATGAACCCCTCCGCCGCGGTGCTCGCCGACGGCGTGGACGCCGCCGAGCTGGCGGCGGCGGTGGTGCCCGGCGGCCGGGGCCCGGCGGCCGATCCGGCCGACCGGCTGGACCCGCTGTCCGGGTCGGGTGTGTGCCGCCGCGGGGTGCACCACGGGGTGTCCTCGGTGCTGTGGCGGGCCCGGCGCCCGATGCATCCCCAGCGGCTGGCGGAGGCGCTGCACCGGGTGCTGCCCGGCGTGGTGCGCGGCCGCGGGCACCTGTGGCTCGCCGGCCGCCCGGACACGATCGTCTCCTGGCGGTCGGCCGGCGGCCATGTGGAGCTGGCGGAGGCAGGGCGCTGGCTGGCGCGCGACGACGCCGAGGCGTGGCGGCGCGCGTCGCCGGAACGCCGCACGCTGGCCGCCTGGTTCTGGGACGACTACTACGAGGAGCGGCGCAACGAGATCGTGTTCACCGGCGGCGGCCTGGACCCGGACCGCGTGCGCGCCGAGCTGGACGCCGCGCTGCTGGACGACGGTGAACTCGCCCTGGGGGCCGCGGAGTGGGCCCGGTTCCCCGACCCGCTGTTCGGTACGCGGCCCGGGGCCTGA
- a CDS encoding DMT family transporter, whose product MTALALSVLLALVSAVCYAAGAILQEHVAATTPGQSYAPLRRGSWWAAVSLNGAGAVLHVLALAYGPLSVVQPLGALTIVFALPMAALFVRREIGASGWRGAVLATAGLAGLLSLTGSSPAESLSRMERAGLTAVTVGSVAVLALAARWIRRPVVRSVLLATAAGTAFGVSSVFTKNVTVDWSWTAWADGLPSLIMIVLLAGAGVFLSQAAYRGAGLTAPLATATVVNPVVATAVGIAALGEHFRHGTAGTLLALLAGAVASAGLVLLARHGTGATAPGATAPGTDMGTDTGTGTDTGTDTPEEPPSRPEQPGGADAAGGADPAAKPVLEERPDGARTGGEPGTGVPVPAARRVHVPRQLGRVDRDCAEGVLQPHG is encoded by the coding sequence GTGACCGCGCTCGCGCTGTCCGTGCTGCTCGCTCTGGTCTCGGCGGTCTGTTACGCCGCCGGGGCCATCCTGCAGGAGCACGTGGCGGCCACGACGCCGGGGCAGTCGTACGCCCCGCTGCGGCGCGGGAGTTGGTGGGCCGCCGTTTCCCTGAACGGCGCGGGCGCGGTGCTGCATGTGCTCGCGCTGGCTTACGGGCCGCTCAGTGTGGTGCAGCCCCTGGGCGCGCTCACCATCGTCTTCGCACTGCCGATGGCCGCGTTGTTCGTGCGCCGCGAGATCGGCGCCTCGGGCTGGCGCGGCGCGGTCCTGGCGACGGCGGGGCTGGCCGGTCTGCTGTCGCTGACCGGGTCCTCACCCGCTGAGTCGCTGTCCCGCATGGAGCGGGCCGGGCTGACGGCCGTCACCGTCGGGTCCGTCGCCGTGCTCGCGCTGGCCGCGCGCTGGATACGCCGGCCCGTCGTCCGCAGCGTCCTGCTCGCCACGGCCGCGGGCACCGCGTTCGGTGTCTCGTCGGTGTTCACGAAGAACGTGACCGTGGACTGGAGCTGGACGGCGTGGGCCGACGGGCTGCCCAGTCTGATCATGATCGTGCTGCTCGCGGGGGCGGGGGTGTTCCTGTCCCAGGCCGCCTACCGCGGCGCCGGGCTGACCGCTCCGCTGGCCACCGCCACGGTCGTCAACCCCGTGGTGGCCACGGCGGTCGGCATCGCCGCGCTCGGGGAGCACTTCCGGCACGGGACGGCGGGCACGCTGCTGGCCCTGCTGGCCGGGGCCGTGGCGAGCGCCGGTCTGGTGCTGCTGGCCCGGCACGGGACGGGGGCGACCGCCCCGGGTGCGACCGCGCCGGGTACGGACATGGGTACGGACACGGGTACGGGTACCGACACCGGTACGGACACACCGGAGGAGCCGCCCTCCAGGCCGGAGCAGCCTGGCGGCGCCGACGCGGCCGGGGGCGCGGACCCGGCCGCGAAGCCTGTCCTGGAGGAACGGCCCGACGGCGCCCGCACCGGCGGGGAGCCGGGCACGGGCGTTCCGGTGCCGGCCGCCCGCCGGGTGCACGTGCCCCGGCAGTTGGGACGCGTCGACCGCGACTGCGCCGAAGGCGTGCTCCAGCCGCACGGTTAG
- a CDS encoding S8 family serine peptidase, whose product MGPRRDGRAKPDLTAPGAMIVSALSRDSRRARHWMIDQNHVAMQGTSMACPFATGVVALLLSKDKTLDSGKVLTQLKYATRNGQNPPADTWGRGLIDLAK is encoded by the coding sequence CTGGGGCCGCGACGCGACGGCAGGGCGAAACCGGATCTCACCGCTCCCGGCGCGATGATCGTCTCCGCGCTGTCCCGCGACTCCAGACGCGCTCGCCACTGGATGATCGACCAGAACCATGTCGCGATGCAGGGTACGAGCATGGCGTGCCCGTTCGCGACCGGCGTCGTCGCGCTCCTGTTGTCCAAGGACAAGACCCTCGACTCGGGCAAGGTGCTGACGCAACTCAAGTACGCCACCAGGAACGGCCAGAACCCCCCTGCGGACACCTGGGGGCGCGGGCTGATCGACCTCGCGAAGTGA
- a CDS encoding S8 family serine peptidase — MDYSKLAPSLAMAYDEYAQGREALADHVREDQMPGFVAPRDFAKPARVVVTLDCSPGADFSDLENSGIEINAGGDRVRTAILPLDDLPTLAQHPGVERIAPAQRLHPRMDAAPGKVGLPAFLTKTTLTGKNVIVGVVDSGIDARHPAFAGRVLRIWDQEARGGNGVREGGYGIEHTGDDLVKSKDEVGHGTHVAGIAAGTDAKYQGVAPECQFVVVKTNMTNVGIIDGIQYVFRVAKELGKPAVVNLSLGGHSDAHDGTDSLSKAIDEESGPGRIVCCAAGNEGEDNIHAQLELKAGEVQTTPCLHSPDVDGVVNDLWFNGWYAGGDEVEVAVAAPGGQTTPFQGVLPNGPQGSPNKQHRLGDWIVMIGTPGPDSRNQDHNFTVRLQPPANATGTRTWRLLLRGKKVAQQKTRVDVWTLGDGTFSGPHARNSMTIGSPGTATKAITVAAYTTKTQWKDIDGRSRVASWLKADDIAPSAAWGRDATAGRNRISPLPAR; from the coding sequence GTGGACTACAGCAAACTCGCGCCGTCTCTGGCGATGGCCTACGACGAGTACGCACAGGGGCGCGAAGCGCTCGCGGACCATGTGCGGGAAGACCAGATGCCGGGCTTCGTGGCGCCGCGGGATTTCGCGAAGCCGGCCCGGGTGGTGGTCACACTGGACTGCTCCCCGGGTGCCGACTTCAGTGATCTCGAGAACAGCGGAATCGAGATCAACGCCGGTGGGGACAGGGTGCGCACGGCCATCCTGCCGCTGGACGACCTCCCGACGCTGGCCCAGCATCCGGGAGTCGAGCGCATCGCCCCGGCGCAGCGGCTGCATCCGCGGATGGACGCGGCCCCGGGGAAGGTGGGGCTCCCCGCCTTTCTGACGAAGACGACGCTCACGGGGAAGAACGTCATCGTCGGGGTCGTCGACAGCGGGATCGACGCGCGGCACCCGGCCTTCGCCGGCCGCGTCCTGCGGATCTGGGACCAGGAAGCGCGCGGTGGGAACGGCGTGCGGGAAGGCGGGTACGGCATCGAGCACACCGGCGACGACCTGGTCAAGTCCAAGGACGAGGTGGGCCACGGCACCCATGTCGCGGGCATCGCCGCCGGCACGGACGCGAAGTACCAAGGCGTGGCGCCGGAGTGTCAGTTCGTCGTGGTCAAGACGAACATGACCAACGTGGGCATCATCGACGGCATCCAGTACGTGTTCCGGGTCGCGAAGGAGCTCGGGAAGCCGGCCGTGGTCAACCTCAGCCTCGGCGGCCACAGTGACGCCCACGACGGGACGGACTCCCTGTCGAAGGCGATCGACGAGGAGTCCGGTCCTGGCCGGATCGTCTGCTGCGCGGCGGGGAACGAGGGGGAGGACAACATCCACGCGCAGCTCGAACTGAAGGCGGGAGAGGTCCAGACGACTCCGTGTCTGCACAGCCCGGACGTCGACGGCGTCGTCAACGATCTGTGGTTCAACGGCTGGTACGCGGGCGGTGACGAGGTGGAGGTGGCGGTCGCCGCACCCGGCGGCCAGACCACGCCGTTTCAGGGGGTTCTGCCCAACGGCCCGCAGGGCAGCCCGAACAAGCAGCACCGACTGGGCGACTGGATCGTGATGATCGGTACCCCGGGGCCCGACAGCAGGAACCAGGACCACAACTTCACCGTGCGGCTCCAGCCCCCCGCCAACGCGACAGGAACACGCACCTGGAGGCTGCTGCTGAGGGGGAAGAAGGTCGCCCAGCAGAAGACGCGGGTGGACGTCTGGACCCTGGGCGACGGCACGTTCTCCGGGCCGCACGCCAGGAACTCCATGACGATCGGCTCTCCGGGAACCGCGACGAAGGCCATCACGGTCGCGGCCTACACCACCAAGACCCAGTGGAAGGACATCGACGGCCGCAGCCGCGTCGCCAGCTGGCTGAAGGCCGATGACATCGCCCCTTCAGCAGCCTGGGGCCGCGACGCGACGGCAGGGCGAAACCGGATCTCACCGCTCCCGGCGCGATGA
- a CDS encoding DUF1876 domain-containing protein → METIVGCNIEMEFHEIDATKTEAAVRVRLHDGTELKGYGVAHRHPDDPAQQRVGEEIAAARALTDLSKQLLDKAGVDIEEVTHVHADLVR, encoded by the coding sequence ATGGAGACGATCGTGGGATGCAATATCGAGATGGAGTTCCACGAGATCGACGCCACCAAGACCGAGGCGGCGGTCCGGGTGCGACTCCACGACGGCACGGAACTCAAGGGGTACGGCGTGGCCCACCGGCACCCCGACGACCCGGCGCAGCAGCGGGTCGGCGAGGAGATCGCGGCCGCCCGGGCACTGACCGACCTCTCCAAGCAGCTGCTCGACAAGGCAGGGGTGGACATCGAGGAGGTCACACACGTGCACGCGGACCTGGTCCGCTGA
- a CDS encoding alpha/beta family hydrolase, with translation MLFTDRTDAGRRLAERLERLRDERPVVVGLPRGGVPVAYEVAHALGAPLDVIIVRKLGVPYHRELGFGAIGEGGARVIHDDIVRMSRAGKDELAEVERREEAELDRQARRFRGDRPRLSLAGRTVVVVDDGIATGATAEAACRVARAQGASRVVMAVPVTSPSALGPLSAEADEVVYLSAPAGFAAVGEWYRDFSQTADQEVVDLLARAAAERPDPARDADRGGAAGGGVAADPDPDPHPRGSNPGPGPDAAPDPDPAPGRDPASGPEDAGVPSAIVGTAAVLIPVADGAVRLPGDLTVPEGAPTVVLFAHGSGSSRHSPRNRAVAQELNRAGLGTLLFDLLTPEEEIDRANVFDIGLLAGRLTEVTRWVRRVSVPVCYFGASTGAAAALRSAAEPGADIAAVVSRGGRPDLAGDDRLPRVTAPTLLIVGGRDATVLDLNRQAQSRLRCENRLSVVPGAGHLFEEPGALRAVSDLALEWFRAHS, from the coding sequence ATGTTGTTCACCGACCGCACGGACGCCGGACGGCGCCTCGCCGAACGCCTGGAACGGCTGCGCGACGAGAGACCGGTCGTCGTCGGCCTGCCACGGGGCGGGGTCCCCGTGGCCTACGAGGTCGCCCACGCGCTCGGCGCACCGCTCGACGTCATCATCGTCCGGAAACTCGGCGTGCCCTACCACCGGGAACTGGGCTTCGGCGCCATCGGCGAGGGCGGGGCGCGCGTCATCCACGACGACATCGTCCGCATGAGCCGGGCCGGCAAGGACGAGCTCGCGGAGGTCGAACGGCGCGAGGAGGCCGAACTCGACCGGCAGGCGCGGCGGTTCCGAGGCGACAGGCCCCGGCTGAGCCTGGCGGGCCGCACGGTGGTCGTGGTCGACGACGGCATCGCGACCGGTGCGACGGCCGAGGCCGCCTGCCGCGTGGCCCGCGCCCAGGGCGCGTCGCGCGTCGTCATGGCCGTGCCGGTGACGTCGCCGAGCGCGCTGGGCCCGCTGAGCGCCGAGGCGGACGAGGTGGTGTATCTGTCCGCGCCCGCGGGGTTCGCCGCGGTGGGGGAGTGGTATCGGGACTTCTCCCAGACCGCGGACCAGGAGGTCGTGGACCTGCTGGCCAGGGCCGCGGCCGAACGGCCGGACCCGGCTCGGGACGCGGACCGGGGAGGCGCCGCGGGCGGGGGAGTCGCCGCGGACCCGGACCCGGATCCGCATCCCCGCGGCTCGAACCCGGGCCCCGGCCCGGACGCCGCCCCCGACCCCGACCCGGCCCCGGGCCGGGACCCCGCCTCCGGGCCCGAGGACGCCGGGGTGCCGAGCGCCATCGTCGGTACCGCCGCGGTCCTGATCCCGGTGGCCGACGGCGCGGTGCGGCTGCCGGGCGATCTCACCGTCCCCGAGGGGGCGCCCACCGTCGTGCTCTTCGCCCACGGCAGTGGCAGCAGCCGCCACAGCCCGCGCAACCGGGCGGTCGCCCAGGAACTGAACCGGGCGGGCCTGGGCACCCTGCTGTTCGACCTGCTGACCCCCGAGGAGGAGATCGACCGGGCGAACGTCTTCGACATCGGGTTGCTGGCCGGACGGCTCACCGAGGTGACCCGGTGGGTGCGCCGGGTCTCCGTACCCGTCTGCTACTTCGGCGCCAGCACCGGAGCCGCCGCCGCGCTGCGCTCGGCGGCCGAGCCCGGAGCGGACATCGCCGCCGTCGTCTCCCGGGGCGGCCGCCCCGATCTGGCCGGGGACGACCGGCTGCCGCGCGTCACCGCGCCCACCTTGCTGATCGTCGGCGGCCGCGACGCGACCGTACTGGACCTCAACCGCCAGGCCCAGTCCCGGCTCCGCTGCGAGAACCGGCTGTCCGTCGTCCCCGGGGCGGGCCATCTCTTCGAGGAGCCGGGCGCGCTGCGGGCCGTCTCCGACCTCGCGCTGGAGTGGTTCCGCGCGCATTCTTGA
- a CDS encoding AraC family transcriptional regulator — protein sequence MVKKRHDAIPEILYQAPAGTSPGVEVMSLSELRRRAPEGEFDAPQRPRFHSLFAIESGTASHTVDFTGYTLKPGSVLWVRPGQVQQFGDLTAIEGTLVLFQPGFLAPETARAARLDDRFGGTWWQPVGEDREAVRAALRHLEYVFRSGRGLPAEVHTAMLRHLLAVLVLCVAHQRAPAGSPLPEPSETYLRFRDAVERDFARTHRVADYAEALGYSPRTLSRATLAAAGVGAKEFLDRRVVLEARRLLAHSELSVSRVAAQTGFTDAANFSKFFQHRTGQAPGAFRDAMRGGRGAPRDGRPDGAAASREHLPNQDISD from the coding sequence ATGGTGAAAAAGCGACACGATGCGATTCCCGAGATCCTCTACCAGGCGCCGGCGGGGACCTCGCCGGGCGTCGAGGTGATGTCCCTGAGCGAGCTTCGCCGACGGGCTCCGGAAGGCGAGTTCGACGCGCCGCAGCGGCCGCGCTTCCACTCCCTGTTCGCCATCGAGTCGGGAACCGCCTCGCACACCGTCGACTTCACCGGCTACACGCTCAAGCCGGGCAGCGTGCTGTGGGTGCGGCCGGGGCAGGTGCAGCAGTTCGGCGACCTGACGGCGATCGAGGGCACGCTGGTGCTGTTCCAGCCAGGCTTCCTGGCGCCGGAGACGGCCCGGGCCGCCCGGCTGGACGACCGGTTCGGCGGTACGTGGTGGCAGCCGGTGGGGGAGGACCGCGAGGCGGTGCGCGCGGCGTTGCGGCATCTGGAGTACGTCTTCCGGTCGGGGCGCGGGCTGCCCGCCGAGGTGCACACCGCGATGCTCCGCCACCTGCTCGCCGTCCTGGTGCTGTGCGTCGCGCATCAGAGGGCGCCGGCGGGCAGCCCCCTGCCGGAGCCCTCCGAGACGTATCTGCGCTTCCGCGACGCCGTCGAACGCGACTTCGCGCGGACCCACCGGGTCGCCGACTACGCGGAGGCGCTCGGATACTCCCCGCGTACGCTCTCCCGGGCCACGCTGGCGGCGGCCGGGGTGGGCGCGAAGGAGTTCCTCGACCGCCGGGTGGTGCTGGAGGCGAGACGGCTCCTCGCGCACAGCGAGCTGTCGGTGTCGCGGGTCGCGGCCCAGACCGGGTTCACCGACGCGGCCAACTTCTCCAAGTTCTTCCAGCACCGCACCGGCCAGGCGCCAGGTGCGTTCCGTGACGCCATGCGCGGCGGTCGTGGCGCCCCCCGGGACGGCCGCCCGGATGGTGCGGCGGCCTCACGTGAGCATTTGCCAAACCAGGATATTTCGGATTGA
- a CDS encoding DsbA family protein, producing the protein MVHERVRLTYAFDAYCGWCYGFGPALRAFAAGNADRVEVQVRSGGLFSGGRAAPLSAFPYIPAANERIAELTGAEFGAPFQALLADGRMVLDSAGPAVGLVALRRQAPSRQVEFAGALQRAFFRDGLDLSAPATYEVLADRLGLDPRAVTGALDDPAVRAEARQDVREVRAIGVEGFPTLLLHTPGGPRRLGGPVSSADELAAALDRHLA; encoded by the coding sequence ATGGTCCACGAGCGCGTCCGTCTCACGTACGCCTTCGACGCGTACTGCGGCTGGTGCTACGGCTTCGGCCCGGCGCTGCGCGCCTTCGCGGCGGGCAACGCCGACCGCGTCGAGGTCCAGGTCCGCAGCGGCGGCCTGTTCAGCGGCGGCCGGGCCGCGCCCTTGTCGGCGTTTCCGTACATCCCCGCGGCGAACGAGCGCATAGCCGAGCTGACCGGCGCGGAGTTCGGCGCGCCGTTCCAGGCCCTGCTCGCGGACGGCCGCATGGTCCTGGACTCGGCCGGCCCGGCGGTCGGGCTGGTGGCCCTGCGCCGCCAGGCGCCGTCCCGGCAGGTCGAGTTCGCGGGCGCGCTCCAGCGGGCGTTCTTCCGCGACGGACTGGACCTGTCCGCCCCCGCGACGTACGAGGTCCTGGCCGACCGGCTCGGTCTCGACCCGCGCGCGGTGACCGGGGCGCTGGACGATCCGGCCGTGCGCGCCGAGGCCCGGCAGGACGTGCGCGAGGTCCGCGCGATCGGCGTCGAGGGCTTCCCGACCCTGTTGCTCCACACCCCCGGCGGGCCCCGGCGGCTCGGCGGCCCGGTCTCCTCGGCGGACGAGCTGGCCGCGGCGCTGGACCGGCATCTGGCCTGA